A genomic window from Bubalus bubalis isolate 160015118507 breed Murrah chromosome X, NDDB_SH_1, whole genome shotgun sequence includes:
- the LOC112582312 gene encoding GATA-type zinc finger protein 1-like, which translates to MEAKPAPDFAMLRELLAPPCLNPEPPPEPPIQQAPRTPACLRPSGRSFWPAHQDSVTALRFLQETAEELAQTPWDTQALGPYWEPKALETLGPLPQAKDDKNMLTPVSQQSPNLGPPRAPLTSPAQPQRRPRKQSNPQRGAEKVDPLFEGVTLKFQIKPDSSLQIIPSYSLACSSRSPGPPTPGPARGPEANPGGSKALAPRHCASCRTERTPLWRYAEDGTPLCNACGIRYKKYGTRCSSCWLVPRKNVQPKKLCGRCGVSLGPHPASAQEGDLRWKTQASRPQSSWLGGH; encoded by the exons ATGGAGGCCAAGCCAGCCCCGGACTTCGCCATGCTGCGAGAGCTGCTAGCGCCGCCCTGCCTGAACCCCGAGCCGCCCCCGGAACCCCCGATCCAGCAGGCACCAAGGACCCCAGCATGCCTCAGACCCAGTGGCAGGTCCTTCTGGCCTGCACACCAAGACTCGGTCACCGCCCTGCGCTTCCTCCAAGAGACAGCAGAGGAGCTGGCCCAGACCCCCTGGGACACCCAGGCCCTGGGGCCCTACTGGGAGCCGAAGGCCCTGGAGACCCTGGGACCCCTACCTCAGGCCAAGGATGACAAGAACATGCTGACCCCAGTCAGCCAGCAGAGCCCCAACCTGGGGCCCCCACGGGCTCCCCTGACTTCTCCAGCCCAGCCACAGAGGAGGCCCCGGAAGCAGTCAAACCCCCAGCGGGGTGCCGAAAAAGTGGACCCTCTCTTTGAGGGGGTGACCCTGAAGTTTCAGATAAAGCCGGATTCCAGCCTACAGATTATACCCAGTTACAGCCTGGCCTGCAGCAGCCGTTCTCCAGGGCCTCCCACTCCAGGCCCTGCCAGAGGCCCAGAGGCCAACCCGGGAGGCAGCAAGGCCCTGGCACCCCGCCACTGTGCTTCCTGTAGGACCGAGAGGACCCCTTTATGGAGATATGCTGAGGATGGTACCCCTCTCTGCAACGCTTGTGGCATCAGGTACAAGAAATATGGCACCCGGTGCTCTAGCTGCTGGCTGGTGCCCAGGAAAAATGTGCAGCCCAAGAAGCTATGTGGCAGATGTGGGGTGTCCCTGGGCCCCCACCCAGCCTCAGCTCAGGAAGG AGACCTCAGATGGAAGACCCAGGCCTCAAGGCCCCAGAGCTCCTGGTTGGGGGGTCACTAG
- the LOC112582311 gene encoding regulation of nuclear pre-mRNA domain-containing protein 1B-like, translating into MSSFSELALEKKLSELSNSQHSVQTLSLWLIHHRKHAGPIVSVWHRELRKAKSNRKLTFLYLANDVIQNSKRKGPEFTREFESVLVDAFSHVAREADEGCKKPLERLLNIWQERSVYGGEFIQQLKLSMEDSKSPPPKATEEKKSLKRTFQQIQEEEDDDYPGSYSPQDPSAGPLLTEELIKAL; encoded by the coding sequence ATGTCCTCCTTCTCCGAGTTGGCGCTGGAGAAGAAGCTCTCGGAGCTGAGCAACTCTCAGCACAGCGTGCAGACCCTCTCCCTGTGGCTCATCCACCACCGCAAGCACGCGGGCCCCATCGTCTCGGTGTGGCATCGCGAGCTCCGCAAAGCCAAATCAAATAGAAAGCTTACTTTTCTATACTTAGCCAACGATGTCATTCAAAACAGTAAAAGGAAAGGACCCGAATTCACGAGGGAATTTGAATCTGTCCTTGTGGATGCTTTTTCTCACGTTGCCAGAGAGGCAGATGAAGGCTGTAAAAAACCTTTAGAAAGATTGCTGAACATCTGGCAAGAAAGAAGTGTGTATGGCGGCGAGTTCATCCAGCAGCTGAAGCTGTCTATGGAGGACTCCAAGAGCCCTCCCCCCAAAGCAACAGAGGAGAAGAAATCTCTGAAGCGGACTTTTCAGCAAATACAAGAGGAGGAGGATGACGACTATCCTGGCAGCTACTCTCCCCAGGATCCTTCTGCAGGGCCCCTCCTGACTGAGGAGCTGATCAAAGCTTTGTAG